A genomic stretch from Pararhizobium sp. IMCC21322 includes:
- a CDS encoding xanthine dehydrogenase family protein subunit M, whose product MIPAAFDYHRPTKVEDVIALLEEHGDDARVMAGGHSLIPMMKLRMADIPHLIDLQDVSGLGGISIEGGQIKLGAMVTQHEIINHDGLASAAPILREAALQIADPQVRYMGTIGGNVANGDPGNDMPGLMQCIDAQIELIGPGGTRSVAARDYYEAAYMTDREDDEVLVSISFATPSGGHAYEKQKRKIGDYATAAAAVQIVKDGGKVASASIAMTNLSDVPVWSEAAGAALVETTCDSTSLKAAVTAMLADIDPSEDNRGPVAFKRHLAGIILSRAVTRAWDRA is encoded by the coding sequence ATGATACCAGCAGCATTCGATTATCATCGACCCACGAAAGTGGAAGATGTGATCGCCCTTTTGGAAGAACACGGCGATGATGCCCGTGTTATGGCGGGCGGGCACAGCCTGATACCCATGATGAAACTTCGGATGGCGGACATTCCCCATTTGATTGATCTTCAGGATGTCAGCGGGCTCGGCGGAATTTCCATCGAAGGCGGTCAGATCAAGCTTGGTGCCATGGTCACCCAGCACGAGATCATCAATCACGATGGGCTGGCGTCTGCTGCGCCAATCCTGCGTGAAGCGGCCCTTCAGATCGCAGATCCACAAGTGCGCTACATGGGAACAATTGGTGGCAATGTCGCCAATGGCGATCCGGGCAATGACATGCCAGGACTGATGCAGTGCATTGATGCACAGATCGAACTGATCGGCCCCGGTGGGACACGCAGTGTTGCCGCGCGCGACTATTATGAAGCGGCCTACATGACAGATCGCGAGGACGACGAAGTTCTGGTATCCATCAGCTTTGCAACACCTTCCGGCGGACATGCTTATGAAAAGCAAAAGCGCAAGATTGGCGATTATGCCACCGCTGCGGCTGCGGTTCAGATCGTCAAGGATGGCGGGAAAGTCGCATCAGCCTCAATCGCAATGACAAATCTCAGCGATGTGCCGGTCTGGTCTGAAGCTGCAGGGGCCGCATTGGTGGAAACCACATGCGACTCAACTTCGCTTAAAGCGGCCGTTACCGCCATGCTGGCTGACATTGATCCATCGGAAGACAATCGCGGCCCCGTGGCCTTCAAACGCCATCTGGCAGGCATCATCCTTTCACGTGCGGTCACACGCGCCTGGGATCGGGCGTAA
- a CDS encoding TrkH family potassium uptake protein, which translates to MLKFRLVINVVGFVVIGISILALLPAALDKVDSNQDWQSFAVSSTLMAFVGLSLVLATRDTWQAPISFRTAFLLTASIWVAVPLVGALPFLGLGISYVDSFFEATSGLTTTGSTVLSGLDNLPKGILLWRSLLQWIGGVGIIIMAVVMLPFLRVGGAQLFKTESSETNEKVEPRWTVLLSNIVLVYCSLTVSCILVYWALGMSFFDAICHAMATVSTGGYSTHDASFGHFQAWGLHWASIVFMISGALPFYIYVKAVRGNIRALFTDSQIHVLIGFLAVTSVAMAVWLSSQNDMNVLQALTLTSFNVTSIVTTTGFASTDYTLWGPGAVGLFLILMFVGGCSGSTSGAIKIYRFQVLIKVVHAHLQRLVSPHRTVVIRYNGRLLPDDAAFSILAFLAVFVATIGICTLILGFLGLDIVTAASASITAITNVGPGLGDIIGPSGNFATLPDSAKWLLSFAMILGRLEIFTILVMVDRGFWSN; encoded by the coding sequence GTGCTGAAGTTCCGGCTGGTCATCAATGTGGTTGGCTTCGTTGTGATTGGCATTTCCATTCTGGCATTGCTGCCGGCTGCCCTTGATAAGGTTGACAGCAATCAGGACTGGCAGTCTTTCGCTGTGTCTTCCACACTGATGGCTTTTGTTGGTCTGTCACTGGTGCTGGCGACACGAGATACGTGGCAGGCCCCGATTTCATTTCGCACTGCTTTTTTGCTGACGGCCAGCATCTGGGTTGCCGTGCCACTGGTGGGTGCCCTGCCGTTTCTGGGACTGGGCATCAGCTATGTGGATTCCTTTTTTGAGGCAACGTCCGGACTGACGACAACCGGGTCAACTGTTCTGTCGGGGCTTGATAATCTGCCCAAGGGGATTTTGTTGTGGCGGTCGCTGCTGCAGTGGATCGGCGGCGTGGGAATTATTATCATGGCGGTGGTGATGCTGCCATTTTTGCGGGTTGGTGGCGCGCAGCTGTTCAAGACCGAAAGTTCTGAAACCAACGAAAAGGTTGAACCGCGCTGGACCGTTTTGCTGTCCAACATTGTGCTTGTGTATTGCAGTCTCACCGTCTCCTGCATTCTGGTCTATTGGGCTTTGGGCATGTCTTTTTTTGATGCCATTTGCCACGCCATGGCTACGGTTTCCACCGGCGGTTACTCCACCCATGATGCCTCATTCGGTCATTTTCAGGCCTGGGGTCTGCACTGGGCGAGCATTGTTTTCATGATTTCCGGTGCGCTGCCATTTTACATTTACGTCAAGGCTGTGCGCGGCAATATCCGGGCGTTGTTTACCGACAGCCAGATTCATGTGCTGATCGGGTTTTTGGCTGTCACAAGCGTGGCTATGGCCGTGTGGCTGAGCAGCCAAAACGATATGAATGTGTTGCAGGCGCTGACGCTGACATCATTCAACGTTACATCCATTGTCACCACCACGGGCTTTGCCAGCACTGATTATACATTGTGGGGGCCGGGTGCGGTGGGTCTGTTTCTCATTCTGATGTTTGTGGGTGGCTGCTCCGGGTCCACATCCGGGGCCATCAAAATCTATCGGTTTCAGGTGTTGATCAAGGTGGTTCATGCGCATCTGCAACGGCTGGTCAGCCCGCACCGCACCGTTGTGATTCGTTATAATGGTCGACTTCTGCCGGACGATGCCGCGTTTTCAATTCTGGCTTTTCTGGCCGTATTTGTGGCCACCATCGGCATTTGTACGCTGATACTTGGTTTTCTGGGGCTGGATATTGTCACCGCCGCGTCTGCCAGTATTACCGCCATCACCAATGTGGGGCCCGGTCTTGGTGATATTATTGGCCCGTCCGGCAATTTCGCGACTTTGCCAGACAGCGCAAAATGGCTGCTGTCATTCGCCATGATCCTGGGCCGTCTGGAAATTTTCACAATTCTGGTGATGGTGGATCGCGGGTTTTGGTCGAACTGA
- a CDS encoding MHYT domain-containing protein, whose product MQILDYSHNPMLVFASLLVAMMAGFTGLSLTKGLSERNVMHRKISVALASVALGGGIWSMHFVAMLGLQLPILFYFDAAITLASALVAILVVGVALLILHFRKRTRTTLVVAGTIVGLGVLAMHYIGMSGLQLCQALYTPSGIALAIVSSCALNIAAFSIAYGKRTNRNIIVGTLFFGFAVFAVHFIAISGTDFVAIDVLSEVGPLISKEVMAIGVVLSSFVLCAAFLLTGITFSASPQPAAALQANANIAPEAGLEAKPESDEEAGTTVEPEALPAAADESVTEQTTSVTVTNKQIPYEQGGRTFFVDVDAVAVIRAEGHYTHLYTETDKLFCVWSITEAEKRLTPGPFIRTHRSFLINPSFVTGFERLKDNGVCHFKVASLEKVPVSRSRLRAVRDVLGI is encoded by the coding sequence ATGCAGATTCTGGACTATTCACATAACCCAATGCTTGTATTTGCCTCACTTCTTGTGGCGATGATGGCGGGTTTTACGGGCCTGTCCCTGACAAAGGGATTGTCCGAGCGGAATGTTATGCACCGCAAAATATCGGTCGCGCTGGCCTCTGTTGCATTGGGTGGCGGCATCTGGTCGATGCATTTTGTGGCGATGCTCGGATTGCAACTTCCCATCCTGTTTTATTTTGACGCGGCTATCACGCTGGCCTCGGCACTCGTCGCAATTCTGGTGGTCGGTGTTGCCCTGCTGATCCTGCATTTCCGAAAACGCACACGTACCACCCTCGTCGTAGCTGGTACGATTGTCGGTCTGGGCGTGCTGGCCATGCACTATATCGGCATGTCAGGGCTGCAATTGTGTCAGGCGCTTTATACCCCATCTGGCATTGCTCTGGCGATTGTGTCTTCCTGCGCGCTCAACATCGCGGCTTTTTCCATTGCCTATGGCAAACGAACCAACCGCAACATCATCGTTGGAACCCTGTTTTTTGGCTTCGCGGTTTTTGCCGTGCATTTTATCGCCATTAGCGGAACTGATTTCGTGGCCATTGATGTTCTGAGCGAGGTTGGCCCGCTCATCAGCAAGGAAGTCATGGCAATTGGCGTTGTTTTGAGCAGCTTTGTCCTGTGCGCTGCCTTCCTTTTGACCGGCATTACTTTTTCAGCCTCGCCGCAACCTGCTGCAGCACTTCAAGCCAACGCAAACATTGCCCCTGAAGCTGGCCTGGAAGCCAAGCCAGAGTCTGACGAAGAAGCTGGCACCACCGTTGAGCCAGAGGCCTTGCCAGCGGCGGCTGATGAAAGTGTCACCGAGCAAACCACCAGTGTTACAGTGACCAACAAACAAATCCCCTATGAGCAGGGCGGACGCACCTTCTTTGTCGATGTGGACGCCGTTGCCGTGATCCGGGCGGAAGGACACTACACGCATCTTTACACAGAAACCGACAAACTGTTCTGCGTCTGGTCAATCACCGAAGCTGAAAAACGTCTCACACCAGGGCCCTTTATCCGGACCCACCGCAGCTTTCTGATCAACCCGTCCTTTGTCACAGGCTTTGAACGTCTCAAGGATAATGGTGTTTGCCATTTTAAAGTTGCCAGTCTTGAGAAAGTTCCGGTCAGCCGGTCGCGCCTGCGGGCGGTCCGGGACGTTCTCGGCATATGA